The following proteins are co-located in the Imtechella halotolerans genome:
- the pheS gene encoding phenylalanine--tRNA ligase subunit alpha, with protein MLDKIKEQIAEVERFEAATPEALEAFRIKYLGRNGLLNDFFAAFKSVPNDQKKVFGQTINELKNKAEEKVNSLREALENGVEQLGVYGDLTRPAEPVQLGSRHPISLVKNQIIDIFSSIGFNVSEGPEIEDDWHNFTALNLPEYHPARDMQDTFFIQTNPDILLRTHTSSVQVRYMEGNQPPIRTISPGRVFRNEAVSSRSHCIFHQVEGLYIDKDVSFADLKQTLLYFTKEMFGKSKIRLRPSYFPFTEPSAEVDIYWGLNNEIDYRITKGTGWLEIMGCGMVDPNVLKNCGIDPEVNTGFAFGMGIERIAMLLHQIGDIRLFYENDVRFLEQFKSTI; from the coding sequence ATGTTAGATAAGATTAAGGAACAGATTGCTGAAGTAGAAAGGTTTGAAGCGGCCACCCCAGAGGCTTTGGAAGCTTTCAGGATTAAATATCTTGGAAGAAATGGATTGCTAAACGATTTTTTTGCAGCGTTTAAGAGCGTTCCTAATGATCAGAAGAAAGTTTTTGGTCAAACAATCAATGAGTTAAAGAATAAGGCTGAAGAGAAAGTCAATTCTCTTCGTGAGGCATTGGAGAATGGTGTTGAACAACTTGGGGTATATGGAGATTTAACCAGGCCTGCTGAACCTGTTCAGTTAGGATCTCGTCATCCTATATCATTAGTTAAAAACCAGATTATTGATATCTTTTCTAGTATTGGATTTAATGTGTCTGAAGGACCAGAAATTGAAGATGATTGGCACAATTTTACAGCATTAAATCTTCCGGAATATCACCCTGCTCGTGATATGCAGGATACATTCTTTATTCAAACAAATCCCGATATTCTTTTACGTACGCATACCAGTAGCGTTCAAGTACGTTATATGGAAGGAAATCAACCTCCTATTCGTACGATATCACCAGGTAGAGTATTTCGTAACGAAGCAGTTTCATCACGTTCACATTGTATTTTTCATCAGGTTGAGGGATTATATATCGACAAAGATGTTTCTTTTGCGGACTTAAAGCAAACACTTCTTTATTTTACTAAAGAAATGTTTGGGAAATCGAAAATCCGATTAAGACCATCATATTTTCCATTTACTGAACCTAGTGCAGAAGTTGATATTTATTGGGGATTGAATAATGAAATAGATTATCGTATAACAAAGGGTACTGGATGGTTAGAGATTATGGGGTGCGGAATGGTCGATCCTAATGTTTTAAAGAATTGTGGGATTGATCCTGAGGTAAATACTGGTTTTGCTTTTGGAATGGGAATAGAGCGTATTGCTATGTTATTACACCAAATAGGTGATATTCGACTGTTCTATGAGAATGACGTTCGTTTTCTTGAGCAATTCAAATCTACTATCTAA
- a CDS encoding formate--tetrahydrofolate ligase, producing the protein MLTDIEIAQKATMRHINEIAATLGVSSDELEHYGKYKAKLPLSLIDLSQVAENKLILVTAVTPTPAGEGKTTISVGLTDGLNYIGKRATAVLREPSLGPVFGMKGGAAGGGYSQVVPMEDINLHFTGDFSAIEKANNLLSAAIDNNLQSKTRNLGLDPRTIVWKRVMDMNDRALRHVVVGLGGTTHGIPREEGFNITPASEIMAILCMATDLEDLKKRLGNIYIGNTFRGEPIFARDLHIVGAMAILLKDAIQPNLVQTLEGNPAILHGGPFASIAQGTNSIIATRMGLSLSDYVVTEAGFGADLGAEKFFDIKCAASGLKPDGVVMVVTIRALRHHGGALKEDYGKPSIDLVKKGLVNLEKHLQNMRLFGMNTVVAINYFPGDSDEEIELVKELSANYNTPAIVARGFAQGGKGMAELAYAVADMVENRPSHFHTLYTNNLSVQEKIETIATKIYGANGVTYAAKAQQQLKQLVKLGFEHFPVCMAKTPKSFSDNEHKIGRPTDFTIHVREFEWASGAGFVIPILGDIMRMPGLPSVPAAEGMDISNDGIITGLS; encoded by the coding sequence ATGCTTACAGATATTGAAATTGCACAGAAGGCGACCATGCGCCACATTAATGAAATTGCCGCCACTTTGGGGGTTAGCTCTGATGAACTAGAGCATTATGGCAAGTATAAGGCCAAACTTCCACTCTCGCTTATAGACCTGTCTCAAGTGGCTGAAAACAAACTTATTCTTGTTACTGCAGTAACTCCTACACCAGCTGGTGAGGGTAAGACCACCATCTCTGTGGGACTTACAGATGGGCTTAATTACATTGGGAAAAGAGCAACGGCTGTTTTGCGGGAACCTTCTTTGGGACCTGTTTTTGGAATGAAAGGAGGGGCAGCTGGAGGTGGATATTCACAAGTTGTTCCAATGGAGGATATTAATTTACATTTTACTGGTGACTTTTCTGCTATTGAGAAAGCAAACAATCTACTTTCAGCGGCCATTGACAACAATTTGCAAAGTAAAACTCGAAATTTAGGCCTTGATCCTCGTACCATTGTGTGGAAACGGGTAATGGATATGAATGATCGTGCTTTGCGACATGTTGTTGTTGGCTTAGGTGGAACAACACACGGGATTCCTAGGGAAGAAGGGTTTAATATTACACCTGCTTCTGAGATTATGGCAATCCTTTGTATGGCTACCGATTTGGAGGATTTGAAAAAACGCTTAGGTAATATTTATATAGGAAATACTTTCAGAGGAGAACCTATTTTTGCTAGAGATCTCCATATCGTTGGAGCTATGGCAATTCTTTTAAAAGATGCCATACAACCAAATTTGGTACAAACACTTGAAGGTAATCCTGCCATTTTACATGGTGGACCTTTCGCTAGTATCGCACAAGGAACCAACTCCATCATTGCTACTCGAATGGGCTTATCTCTTAGTGACTATGTAGTTACTGAGGCTGGATTTGGAGCTGATTTAGGCGCAGAAAAGTTCTTTGATATCAAGTGTGCTGCATCTGGACTTAAACCGGATGGAGTGGTGATGGTAGTAACAATACGTGCTTTAAGACATCACGGTGGAGCTTTAAAAGAGGACTATGGTAAGCCATCAATTGATTTAGTTAAAAAGGGATTGGTTAATCTTGAAAAGCACCTACAAAATATGCGTCTTTTTGGCATGAATACTGTTGTAGCAATCAATTACTTTCCTGGGGATTCTGATGAAGAGATTGAATTGGTTAAAGAACTGAGTGCTAATTATAATACCCCTGCTATTGTAGCAAGAGGTTTTGCCCAAGGAGGGAAGGGTATGGCTGAATTAGCCTATGCCGTTGCTGATATGGTTGAAAATCGACCATCTCATTTTCATACTCTATATACGAATAACTTATCAGTTCAGGAAAAGATAGAGACCATTGCTACTAAAATTTATGGTGCTAATGGTGTCACATACGCCGCGAAGGCTCAACAACAATTGAAACAACTTGTAAAGCTTGGATTTGAACATTTTCCCGTGTGTATGGCTAAGACACCTAAAAGTTTTTCTGATAATGAACATAAAATAGGTAGACCAACTGACTTTACTATTCATGTTCGTGAATTTGAATGGGCTTCAGGAGCAGGATTTGTGATTCCGATTTTGGGTGATATTATGAGGATGCCAGGTCTTCCATCTGTTCCTGCAGCTGAAGGTATGGATATAAGTAATGATGGTATTATTACAGGTTTAAGCTAA
- a CDS encoding CvpA family protein, whose protein sequence is MNSIDLIIGGLIVIGLIRGIIKGLILEVASLFALIAGIYGAIHFSYFISSVMHNYVSWDEKNIEITAFILTFILVIVLVTLLGKLITKIVDFASLGLINRLLGGLFGALKVVVVFSAFMVFFHQTNKKIRLVSESTVEASLLYEPIMELGAWVFSMVLEDNSETSTTH, encoded by the coding sequence ATGAATAGTATTGACTTGATTATAGGTGGCCTTATTGTAATTGGCCTTATACGCGGAATTATAAAGGGACTTATCCTGGAAGTTGCATCACTTTTTGCATTGATTGCAGGAATCTATGGAGCTATTCATTTTTCATATTTCATAAGTTCAGTTATGCACAATTACGTGTCTTGGGATGAAAAAAATATAGAAATAACTGCCTTTATCCTTACATTTATCCTCGTAATAGTGCTTGTTACCCTACTTGGAAAGCTAATAACTAAAATAGTAGACTTCGCCTCTTTAGGCTTAATAAATCGTTTATTAGGTGGCCTTTTTGGCGCTTTGAAGGTAGTCGTCGTTTTTAGTGCATTTATGGTCTTTTTTCATCAAACTAATAAAAAAATACGGCTCGTATCGGAGTCAACAGTTGAAGCTTCTCTCCTATACGAACCGATTATGGAATTAGGTGCTTGGGTATTTTCAATGGTACTTGAAGATAACTCCGAAACTTCTACAACTCATTAA
- a CDS encoding SulP family inorganic anion transporter yields MKNIFSNLKGDLFGGITAGIVALPLALAFGVQSGLGAAAGLYGAIFIGMLAAIFGGTASQISGPTAPMTVISTVLVAEIVRMNNGELDKALPTILFVFLLAGIFQVLLGILKVGSYIKYIPYPVVSGFMTGIGVIILITQIFPTFGYNPTLDSQLLAKYKPLAEESLLNKILADEASEGILVIEDFEETIARASNISEAEVLKESKTLISTETGGVVGSIKYASNALRNINWLEFLLTLGTVFIIYGFKRITKLIPSTLVALVVITGLVQILGWNALTIADKSPIPSGFPLPKLSIFYGVDLGLVMPYIVTAITLAGLGAIDSLLTSVVADNITKTKHNSNRELVGQGIGNSIAALFGGIPGAGATIRTVVNIQSGGKTRLSGVVHGLLLLMVLLILGPIASKIPLSVLAGILITVGIGVMDYRGLKALGKMPKSDAIVIIVVLLLTVFLDLITAVAVGLILASIIFMKKMSDVTARQSSIKTLGNIPREDIWKDEIDFPNNLKEEVYIKHIDGPLFFGYTADFSILAQQIPETATHVVIRMDKVPYMDQSGLYAFEESILQLQQKNIEVLLVGVQEQPLFRLQTINLVPTRIPAHLLFETFADSLGYIKAYVKNIH; encoded by the coding sequence ATGAAAAACATTTTTTCTAATCTTAAAGGCGACCTTTTTGGAGGTATTACAGCCGGCATAGTGGCCCTTCCCCTTGCGTTAGCTTTCGGGGTTCAATCGGGCTTGGGTGCAGCTGCTGGATTGTATGGGGCCATTTTTATTGGGATGTTAGCTGCTATTTTTGGAGGTACTGCTTCGCAAATTAGTGGGCCAACTGCTCCAATGACAGTTATAAGTACAGTACTTGTTGCAGAAATTGTCCGAATGAATAATGGCGAGTTGGATAAAGCACTTCCAACAATACTTTTTGTTTTCTTATTGGCTGGAATTTTTCAAGTATTGTTAGGAATTCTTAAGGTAGGTTCTTATATCAAATATATTCCATACCCTGTTGTTTCGGGTTTTATGACTGGGATAGGTGTTATCATCTTAATAACTCAGATTTTCCCAACATTCGGTTATAATCCAACCCTAGATTCTCAATTACTTGCCAAATATAAACCGCTTGCCGAGGAGTCTTTACTTAATAAAATATTAGCGGATGAAGCTTCGGAAGGTATTTTGGTTATTGAAGATTTTGAGGAAACTATAGCTCGAGCTTCAAATATATCAGAAGCAGAGGTGCTTAAGGAAAGTAAGACACTTATTTCTACTGAAACAGGTGGTGTGGTAGGATCAATTAAGTATGCGAGCAATGCTTTGAGGAATATTAATTGGTTAGAATTTTTATTAACCCTAGGGACGGTATTTATTATTTATGGGTTTAAGCGAATTACAAAATTGATACCTAGTACATTAGTGGCGTTGGTTGTTATAACAGGACTTGTTCAGATATTAGGGTGGAATGCACTTACAATAGCAGATAAAAGTCCTATTCCGTCAGGTTTTCCTCTGCCTAAACTAAGTATATTCTACGGTGTTGATTTAGGGCTTGTAATGCCTTATATAGTTACGGCCATAACTTTGGCTGGCCTTGGCGCTATTGATTCCTTGTTGACGTCGGTGGTTGCAGATAATATTACGAAAACGAAACATAATAGTAATAGGGAGCTTGTAGGACAAGGTATTGGAAATAGTATTGCAGCACTATTTGGGGGTATACCTGGTGCTGGAGCTACAATCCGTACAGTCGTTAATATTCAATCTGGAGGGAAAACTAGATTATCTGGTGTTGTTCATGGATTATTATTGCTAATGGTGTTGTTAATTTTAGGCCCAATCGCTTCAAAAATTCCATTAAGCGTGCTAGCTGGAATTTTGATAACCGTAGGTATTGGAGTAATGGATTATCGTGGTTTAAAGGCATTAGGAAAAATGCCAAAATCAGATGCAATTGTTATAATTGTAGTATTGCTACTTACTGTATTTCTTGATCTTATCACAGCGGTTGCAGTTGGTCTTATATTAGCTTCTATAATTTTTATGAAGAAAATGAGTGATGTAACAGCTCGTCAATCATCTATTAAGACATTGGGTAATATACCAAGGGAAGATATCTGGAAAGATGAAATTGATTTTCCTAATAACTTAAAAGAAGAAGTATATATTAAACATATTGATGGACCTTTATTTTTTGGATATACTGCAGATTTCTCTATTCTAGCACAACAAATCCCTGAGACTGCTACACATGTAGTAATACGGATGGATAAAGTACCTTATATGGATCAGTCGGGCTTATATGCTTTTGAAGAAAGCATATTGCAATTACAGCAAAAGAATATTGAAGTCTTACTTGTTGGAGTTCAAGAGCAGCCTCTATTCCGTTTGCAAACAATTAATTTAGTTCCAACGCGTATTCCGGCCCATTTACTTTTTGAAACTTTTGCGGATAGTTTAGGGTATATAAAGGCGTATGTTAAGAACATACATTAA
- the can gene encoding carbonate dehydratase yields MKSTFYQSLLENNKNWVENKLKLDPEFFNKLADGQQPPLLWIGCADSRVPANEIIGAQPGEVFVHRNIANMVVHSDMNMLSVLDYAVNALKVKHVIVCGHYGCGGVKAAMGNNSIGLIDNWIRHIKDSYRFHKEELDSIGDEKKRFDRFVELNVKEQVFDLAKTSIVQNAWRNNQELSLHGWVYGVGSGIVKDLEVNISSNQQLDEVYQLDF; encoded by the coding sequence ATGAAATCAACATTTTATCAGTCGTTACTTGAAAATAATAAAAATTGGGTAGAAAACAAATTAAAGCTTGACCCTGAGTTTTTTAATAAATTAGCTGATGGTCAGCAACCTCCATTATTATGGATAGGCTGCGCAGACAGTCGTGTTCCTGCTAATGAGATTATAGGAGCTCAACCAGGTGAAGTTTTTGTACACCGTAACATTGCTAATATGGTGGTGCATTCGGATATGAATATGCTTAGTGTTTTGGATTACGCAGTTAATGCGCTTAAGGTCAAGCATGTCATTGTATGCGGACATTATGGTTGTGGTGGTGTAAAAGCTGCCATGGGGAATAATTCGATTGGCCTTATAGACAATTGGATTAGACATATTAAAGATTCATATCGTTTTCACAAAGAAGAACTTGATTCTATCGGAGATGAAAAGAAGCGTTTCGATCGCTTTGTGGAACTAAATGTTAAAGAGCAAGTATTTGATCTTGCAAAAACCTCAATTGTACAAAATGCATGGAGAAATAATCAAGAACTTTCATTACACGGATGGGTATATGGTGTAGGTTCTGGAATTGTAAAAGATCTTGAGGTTAACATCAGCAGCAATCAGCAATTAGATGAAGTATATCAGCTAGATTTCTAA
- a CDS encoding tetratricopeptide repeat protein codes for MKQWIFSILFLLISYSGTGQNTTHFDQATIAYNNGDYEKAIDGYMAILKSGEHSVSVYFNLANAHYKLSNIAESVYYYEKALQLAPNDSDVLNNLAFARQMTVDAIEPLPETGIGKIKNQVIQLFSLDGWAYLIILAMMLAIISFLGYYFSITVIWKRTFFSFSMSFLGISMLSMLTAVMLQSQRNSTIEAIVFDKEIHVKVEPNDRSEEAFILHEGTKVRILDSLQDWKKIELLDGKQGWTSASFLREL; via the coding sequence ATGAAACAATGGATATTTAGCATTCTGTTTTTACTGATATCTTATTCAGGAACTGGTCAGAATACTACCCACTTTGACCAGGCTACCATTGCTTATAATAATGGTGATTATGAAAAAGCAATAGATGGATATATGGCTATTTTGAAAAGTGGTGAACACTCGGTATCAGTTTATTTTAATTTAGCTAATGCACATTATAAGTTAAGTAATATAGCTGAAAGTGTGTATTATTATGAAAAGGCACTGCAACTAGCACCAAATGATTCAGATGTTTTGAATAATTTAGCTTTTGCACGTCAAATGACTGTTGATGCCATAGAACCACTTCCTGAAACTGGAATTGGAAAAATTAAAAATCAAGTCATTCAATTATTTTCTCTTGACGGGTGGGCCTATTTAATAATTTTGGCCATGATGCTAGCTATAATATCTTTTTTAGGTTATTATTTTTCAATAACTGTAATTTGGAAGAGAACCTTCTTTTCATTTAGTATGAGTTTTTTAGGGATTTCAATGCTAAGTATGTTGACGGCTGTAATGCTTCAATCTCAAAGGAATTCAACTATAGAAGCGATTGTTTTTGATAAGGAGATTCATGTAAAAGTTGAGCCTAATGATAGAAGTGAAGAGGCCTTTATTCTTCATGAGGGAACAAAAGTCAGGATTCTTGATTCGTTACAGGATTGGAAAAAAATTGAGTTGTTGGATGGTAAACAAGGCTGGACATCTGCATCTTTTCTAAGGGAATTATAA
- a CDS encoding BatD family protein translates to MFKIAPLHSVIRLFFLMLSFTVMAQGDVLFEAKVSKNKLGVNERLRIDFIMNQDGDNFLPPKFEGFRVVMGPNQSVSQQWVNGKRTFSKTYSYFLQPTAKGKFVIRQATIDIDGTIYKTTPIAIEVTAAVDKPSDEKTADDIADESLHLVAEVSNASPYLNEAISVVYKLFISPTISISDIRHIDKPTYVNFWNQDIPVQRLQAENGSFNGKPYRYVVLKRMVLYPQKTGKLTIEPLSIGVFVDVPTNRVDFFGQRIYTQVEKVVSAGSRTIQVKELPQEGKPSNFTGAVGNFDFKVTTTRTDLKASESLQAKVEVSGNGNLKLFELPKLQLPTSLEVYDPEFKESINTTLVGMQGRVSDNYTVVPQNRGKYPIPSISFSYFNPQTRKYHTVQSDEIVLNVYEGPEAITTTPSTTTGGVKQSVLGGENQFRFLKLKPGLIPVSSYTFFGTMEFYMWWLLPILFIPFVMLVWKKKQAIDSDVQGNKIRAASKLAKKYLGAAKKKLGHKETFYEALERALHNYLKARLHIETSEFSKEKIIALLQEKGVKVDNVNEFTSLLASCEQARYAPASQTAMEHDYERAVDVISLIDKQL, encoded by the coding sequence ATGTTTAAAATAGCCCCTTTACATAGTGTTATACGATTGTTTTTTCTAATGTTATCTTTTACTGTAATGGCTCAGGGTGATGTACTCTTTGAAGCCAAAGTAAGTAAAAATAAATTAGGAGTGAATGAGCGTTTGAGGATTGATTTTATAATGAATCAAGATGGTGATAATTTCTTGCCTCCAAAATTCGAAGGTTTTAGAGTAGTTATGGGGCCTAATCAATCAGTAAGTCAGCAATGGGTAAATGGAAAAAGAACCTTCTCAAAAACCTATTCCTATTTTTTACAACCTACAGCCAAAGGAAAATTCGTGATTCGGCAGGCAACTATAGATATTGATGGAACTATATATAAAACCACTCCTATTGCCATTGAAGTTACAGCTGCAGTTGACAAGCCATCGGATGAGAAAACCGCTGATGATATCGCAGATGAAAGTTTGCACTTGGTAGCAGAGGTAAGCAATGCCTCTCCATACTTAAATGAAGCAATAAGTGTAGTTTATAAGCTCTTTATTAGTCCTACTATTAGTATCAGTGATATAAGACATATTGATAAACCTACTTATGTTAATTTTTGGAATCAGGATATCCCTGTCCAAAGATTGCAGGCCGAAAATGGATCATTTAATGGAAAACCTTATCGGTATGTAGTGCTAAAAAGGATGGTTTTGTATCCTCAGAAAACTGGAAAACTTACAATTGAGCCATTATCTATAGGGGTGTTTGTAGATGTGCCAACTAATAGAGTTGATTTTTTTGGACAAAGAATTTATACTCAAGTAGAAAAGGTTGTTTCGGCAGGTAGTAGGACAATTCAAGTAAAGGAATTACCTCAAGAAGGCAAACCATCAAACTTTACTGGAGCAGTGGGAAACTTTGATTTTAAAGTTACAACTACTCGGACAGATCTAAAGGCTTCTGAATCCCTTCAGGCTAAGGTAGAGGTCAGTGGTAATGGAAACTTAAAACTTTTTGAGTTGCCTAAATTGCAGTTGCCCACATCTTTGGAAGTATATGATCCTGAGTTTAAGGAAAGTATTAATACTACTTTGGTAGGCATGCAAGGCCGTGTAAGTGATAACTATACAGTAGTTCCGCAGAATAGAGGTAAATATCCTATTCCTTCAATTTCATTTTCTTATTTCAACCCTCAAACTCGTAAATACCATACAGTTCAGTCAGACGAGATTGTACTTAATGTATATGAAGGACCTGAAGCTATTACCACCACTCCTTCAACCACTACAGGAGGAGTAAAGCAATCAGTTTTAGGAGGCGAAAATCAATTTAGATTTTTAAAATTAAAGCCGGGATTAATACCTGTTTCTTCATATACTTTTTTTGGAACCATGGAATTTTATATGTGGTGGTTGTTACCAATATTGTTTATTCCATTTGTCATGCTCGTATGGAAGAAAAAACAGGCTATAGATAGTGACGTGCAGGGAAATAAGATAAGGGCTGCTAGTAAATTGGCAAAAAAATACTTAGGTGCTGCCAAAAAGAAATTGGGTCATAAGGAGACGTTTTATGAAGCACTAGAACGTGCACTACATAATTACTTAAAGGCTAGATTACATATAGAAACATCAGAGTTTAGTAAAGAAAAGATAATTGCTTTATTACAAGAGAAGGGTGTAAAAGTTGACAATGTGAATGAGTTTACCTCATTGTTAGCAAGCTGTGAGCAGGCTAGGTATGCACCAGCTTCACAAACCGCCATGGAGCATGATTATGAGCGAGCAGTAGATGTGATTTCACTCATAGATAAACAATTGTAA
- a CDS encoding tetratricopeptide repeat protein, whose amino-acid sequence MRYNVVVLYLLFTCTIWSQNSEKEQRKSVKMSQNFTHQANQEWKENQFKDAEATYRKAIAKNDSNAVAKYNLGTAYYKQNSFSEAFSRFKQAGNTAQTKEEKHKAYHNLGNVFMKNKEYEKAVETYKEALRNDPTDEETRYNLALAKEMLKKDQQENKDQKDNKDQKEENKDDNKNQDNKEEGDKDKDEKGENQDDPKDPNKNGEDNKNPKEGEGDKKDQGNEGDKKDEKSKEGEGQKPRPSQLSAQQIKNLLEAMSNEDKKVQEKINAKKVKGTPVKTEKDW is encoded by the coding sequence ATGAGGTATAATGTAGTAGTGCTGTATCTCCTTTTTACTTGTACAATATGGAGTCAGAACTCTGAAAAGGAGCAGCGTAAATCAGTAAAAATGTCACAGAACTTTACGCATCAAGCCAACCAAGAATGGAAAGAAAATCAGTTTAAAGATGCGGAGGCCACCTATCGAAAAGCAATTGCAAAAAACGATAGTAATGCTGTGGCTAAATATAATTTAGGGACGGCTTATTATAAACAGAATAGCTTTAGTGAAGCATTCAGTCGTTTTAAACAAGCGGGGAATACAGCACAAACAAAAGAAGAGAAACACAAGGCCTACCATAATTTGGGTAATGTGTTTATGAAGAATAAAGAATATGAGAAAGCTGTTGAGACTTATAAAGAAGCTCTCCGAAATGATCCTACAGATGAAGAAACGCGATATAATCTTGCATTAGCAAAAGAAATGCTTAAAAAGGATCAGCAAGAAAATAAGGATCAAAAAGATAATAAGGATCAAAAAGAAGAAAATAAGGACGATAATAAGAATCAGGATAATAAGGAAGAAGGAGATAAGGACAAGGATGAAAAGGGGGAAAATCAAGATGACCCCAAAGATCCAAATAAAAATGGGGAAGATAATAAAAATCCTAAGGAAGGTGAAGGCGATAAAAAGGATCAAGGTAATGAAGGAGATAAGAAAGATGAAAAATCTAAAGAAGGAGAAGGACAGAAACCACGACCTAGCCAATTATCTGCGCAGCAAATAAAGAATTTATTGGAAGCGATGAGTAATGAAGATAAAAAGGTTCAAGAAAAGATCAATGCAAAAAAAGTAAAAGGAACCCCAGTGAAAACCGAAAAAGATTGGTAG
- a CDS encoding vWA domain-containing protein, with protein MIQLEEKIYLYALAAIPVVVMLFILMKLWQRRARKKFGKASVFKHLSPAKSRFKPFLKLVVRCLVITSLAIALANPKVGTKMETVKREGVDIVFAIDVSKSMLAEDITPNRLEKAKRLVSELLNKLAGDRVGIIAYAGQAYPQLPITTDYAAAKMFLQQMNTDMLSSQGTAIDQAIRLATSYFDDEEQTNRILFILSDGEDHAEGASIAATEAVNKGILIYTVGLGTSKGSPIPERIRGVIDTYKKDNTGEVVITKLDENLLKDIAQNGKGDYINGFDTEEVVSFVEEVLTNMEKKEFETKQFVDFKDQFQWFLGAAIALLFLDIFLLERKTAWVQRLNLFNERNKKE; from the coding sequence ATGATTCAGTTAGAAGAAAAAATATATTTATATGCATTAGCCGCAATACCTGTGGTTGTAATGCTTTTTATTTTAATGAAATTATGGCAGCGTCGTGCTAGGAAAAAATTTGGAAAGGCTTCTGTGTTTAAACACCTAAGTCCTGCTAAATCTCGATTTAAGCCTTTTTTAAAATTAGTTGTACGGTGTTTGGTTATTACTAGTTTGGCCATAGCGTTAGCCAACCCTAAAGTCGGCACCAAAATGGAAACCGTGAAAAGAGAAGGTGTGGATATTGTATTTGCTATTGATGTATCTAAGAGTATGCTCGCTGAGGATATTACACCTAATCGGCTTGAAAAGGCAAAGCGACTTGTATCGGAGTTGTTAAATAAATTAGCTGGGGATCGAGTGGGTATTATAGCGTATGCTGGGCAAGCGTATCCACAACTTCCAATTACAACGGATTATGCGGCAGCAAAGATGTTTTTACAACAGATGAATACTGATATGCTTTCGTCTCAAGGAACTGCAATTGACCAGGCTATTAGGTTGGCAACTAGCTATTTTGACGATGAAGAGCAAACTAACAGGATATTGTTTATTCTATCCGATGGTGAAGACCATGCAGAGGGTGCTTCCATTGCCGCTACAGAAGCAGTTAATAAAGGGATACTGATTTATACCGTTGGTTTAGGAACGTCTAAAGGATCACCTATACCTGAACGTATAAGGGGAGTAATCGACACCTATAAAAAGGATAATACTGGAGAAGTAGTTATAACCAAACTTGATGAGAATCTTTTAAAAGACATTGCTCAAAATGGTAAGGGCGACTATATTAATGGATTTGATACTGAGGAAGTTGTTTCTTTTGTTGAAGAGGTACTAACCAATATGGAGAAGAAGGAATTTGAAACAAAACAGTTTGTTGATTTTAAGGATCAATTTCAGTGGTTTTTAGGAGCTGCAATAGCCTTATTGTTTTTAGATATCTTTTTATTAGAGCGTAAAACAGCCTGGGTACAAAGATTGAATTTGTTTAATGAAAGAAATAAAAAGGAATAA